Proteins encoded in a region of the Ruegeria sp. AD91A genome:
- a CDS encoding cytochrome P460 family protein has translation MNKSFFTIIRYGAAALAVVSGSGLAFAEGQDAHIAIENPAELSKEEALEHYRSLNRRMARGYAVAQLDLILNYQSWPLFNDAPYISATHGQRYVNSYANRMAHNYGTLQEGEELPMGSVLAKDSMTVTDEGHVHPGAMFIMEKLKEGASPDTADWRYLMVLPDGSVFGDTMGDRAGAVAYCHVCHEQVADRDYTFYVPEDSRTRN, from the coding sequence ATGAATAAAAGTTTTTTTACGATCATCCGTTACGGAGCCGCTGCGCTTGCTGTTGTCTCAGGTTCAGGCTTGGCCTTTGCTGAAGGTCAGGACGCTCATATCGCAATCGAAAACCCTGCCGAGCTGAGCAAGGAAGAGGCTCTGGAACACTACCGATCGCTCAATCGCCGCATGGCGCGTGGGTACGCCGTGGCACAACTGGACCTGATCCTAAACTACCAAAGCTGGCCGCTTTTCAACGATGCGCCCTATATCTCGGCAACGCACGGGCAGCGGTATGTGAACAGCTATGCCAATCGCATGGCGCATAACTACGGGACGTTGCAGGAAGGTGAAGAACTTCCCATGGGGTCGGTTCTTGCCAAGGACAGCATGACCGTGACGGATGAAGGTCACGTACATCCCGGGGCCATGTTCATAATGGAGAAGCTGAAGGAAGGTGCCAGCCCGGACACGGCGGACTGGCGTTACCTCATGGTCCTGCCGGACGGTTCGGTGTTTGGGGACACTATGGGCGACCGCGCTGGCGCCGTGGCGTATTGCCATGTCTGTCACGAACAGGTGGCAGATCGGGACTATACGTTTTACGTGCCGGAAGACTCTCGAACGCGCAACTGA
- a CDS encoding cystathionine gamma-lyase, translated as MAPKTGEMLHLRGNALSKGEPVALPLIQSSMYHLPGAPDGQVSYGRVDNPTWVHLEHVLSHLEDAPCLSFPSGMAAISAALFATVQAGSRLLIPSDGYYVTRLLADRFLSRLGVIVEERPTTAFTDGGFDRFDVVFVESPSNPGLDMIDLTAVADQVRAAGGVTIADNTTMTPLGQRPLDLGIDVVVSSDTKAMGGHSDMLMGHVAGRNRDIMERVEEWRKVSGSIPGPHEAWLLHRGLETLDVRFDRMCNSAQKLAERLAEHPAVKQVRYPGLAGDPSHKLAQEQATRFGFLLSLTLDSEDKAEAFINSCPLLRPATSFGGVHSSAERRARWGDDVDPAFIRLSVGCEPVDELWHAIETSLNAV; from the coding sequence ATGGCCCCCAAGACCGGAGAGATGCTGCATCTGCGCGGAAATGCTCTGAGCAAGGGCGAACCTGTGGCGCTGCCGCTGATACAAAGCAGCATGTACCACCTGCCGGGTGCCCCGGATGGACAGGTAAGTTACGGCCGCGTCGACAACCCGACCTGGGTGCATCTGGAACATGTTCTGTCGCATTTGGAAGACGCACCGTGCCTCAGCTTTCCATCAGGCATGGCAGCGATTTCTGCGGCGTTGTTCGCCACGGTGCAAGCCGGGTCACGCCTGCTGATCCCCTCCGATGGCTATTACGTGACGCGCCTTTTGGCCGATCGTTTCCTGTCGCGACTGGGTGTGATCGTTGAGGAACGCCCCACCACCGCTTTTACCGACGGCGGTTTTGACCGGTTCGATGTGGTCTTTGTAGAAAGCCCCTCGAATCCGGGGCTGGACATGATCGATCTGACAGCGGTCGCCGATCAGGTACGTGCTGCCGGGGGCGTAACCATTGCCGACAACACGACGATGACGCCGCTTGGTCAGCGCCCTCTGGATCTGGGCATCGATGTGGTTGTCTCGTCCGATACCAAGGCAATGGGCGGGCATTCCGACATGCTGATGGGCCATGTGGCCGGCCGCAACAGAGACATCATGGAGAGGGTCGAGGAATGGCGAAAAGTGTCCGGCTCGATCCCCGGACCACATGAGGCATGGCTGCTGCATCGCGGGCTCGAAACACTGGACGTTCGGTTTGACCGGATGTGCAACTCCGCACAGAAACTGGCCGAACGATTGGCGGAACATCCCGCAGTGAAACAGGTTCGCTATCCCGGGCTGGCCGGTGACCCATCGCACAAACTGGCGCAAGAGCAGGCCACGCGGTTCGGATTTCTGTTATCCCTGACGCTGGACAGCGAAGACAAAGCCGAAGCCTTCATCAACAGCTGCCCGCTTCTGCGCCCGGCTACGTCATTCGGAGGCGTCCACAGCTCGGCCGAGCGTCGCGCGCGCTGGGGCGACGACGTTGATCCGGCCTTCATCCGCCTGTCCGTCGGATGCGAACCAGTCGACGAACTATGGCACGCTATCGAAACCAGCCTGAACGCTGTATGA
- a CDS encoding U32 family peptidase, translated as MTQSRSELLMPAGNLRKLKLAVLYGADAVYLGTPDMSLRTKSELSLEEVIEGVEFCHSHGRRAYLTLNLFSHNKDIPKLDEYIDTVRKVQPDGLIIADPGVFQYVRDRAPELPLHISTQANICSWLSVKFWQDQGAELVVLAREVSYPELVEIREKCPDIKLEAFVHGAMCMTYSGRCLLSNFMAERGANQGNCANSCRWNYGLKLRLKDGTHQELRITEENADLFEFLLEEGCRPGDLMPIEEDDRGSYILNSRDLCIMPKLDEYLKIGVDSLKVEGRGKSEYYAAIVARAYRMAIDDYFADPENWDPKPYMRELETVGNRGYTLAFHEGRLTNYAHDYEHTASITQWEYAGIVTDVTEDAFLVEVKNKLEPGDVLDFVSPISRETVLLRVYDFERASDNARVDAVHGSTKTVIRLPFTLFDHEDTDDLRTRFPIYSVLRKERALTDEHWSRIRFDKQVQGLETSGRDNPAAYARRRDELVEKIGEDGNERRFKTNRIGTEGCCGKGCNGCLIFWQDDKYALAREVLSKRKQGEQLSRREATELKLPGENA; from the coding sequence ATGACTCAGTCCAGATCTGAATTGCTGATGCCTGCGGGCAATCTGCGCAAGCTTAAACTCGCTGTCCTTTACGGGGCGGATGCGGTGTATCTGGGCACGCCCGATATGTCGCTGCGCACGAAATCCGAGCTCTCGCTGGAAGAGGTGATCGAAGGGGTCGAGTTCTGCCACAGCCATGGCCGGCGCGCCTATCTGACGCTGAACCTGTTTTCGCACAACAAGGACATCCCGAAGCTGGACGAATACATTGACACGGTCCGCAAGGTGCAGCCGGACGGGTTGATCATCGCCGACCCCGGCGTGTTCCAGTACGTCCGCGACCGCGCACCGGAACTGCCACTGCATATCTCGACCCAGGCCAATATCTGTTCGTGGCTGTCGGTAAAGTTCTGGCAGGATCAGGGCGCGGAGCTGGTGGTTCTGGCGCGAGAGGTTTCCTACCCCGAGCTGGTCGAGATTCGCGAAAAATGCCCCGACATCAAGCTCGAGGCCTTCGTCCACGGCGCCATGTGCATGACCTATTCGGGCCGCTGCCTGCTGTCGAACTTCATGGCCGAGCGCGGCGCCAATCAGGGCAATTGTGCCAATTCCTGCCGCTGGAACTATGGGCTGAAACTGCGCCTCAAGGACGGCACCCATCAGGAACTGCGGATCACCGAGGAAAACGCCGACCTGTTCGAATTCCTGCTGGAAGAAGGCTGCCGCCCCGGTGATCTGATGCCCATCGAAGAGGACGATCGTGGTTCGTACATCCTAAATTCGCGTGATCTGTGCATCATGCCCAAGCTGGACGAATACCTGAAGATCGGTGTTGACAGCCTCAAGGTCGAGGGGCGCGGTAAATCGGAATATTACGCCGCCATCGTCGCGCGGGCTTATCGCATGGCCATCGATGACTATTTCGCAGACCCCGAAAACTGGGACCCCAAGCCTTACATGCGTGAACTCGAAACCGTCGGAAATCGCGGCTACACGCTGGCCTTCCACGAAGGCCGGCTGACCAATTATGCGCATGATTACGAACACACCGCGTCGATCACACAGTGGGAATATGCCGGGATTGTCACCGACGTGACCGAGGATGCGTTTCTGGTCGAGGTGAAAAACAAGCTTGAACCGGGTGATGTGCTGGATTTCGTCTCACCCATCTCGCGCGAGACGGTTCTGCTGCGGGTTTACGACTTTGAACGCGCATCGGACAACGCGCGCGTGGACGCAGTTCACGGCAGCACGAAAACTGTTATCCGCCTGCCTTTCACCCTGTTCGACCACGAGGATACCGACGATCTGCGCACCCGTTTTCCGATCTATTCAGTGCTGCGCAAAGAACGCGCCCTGACCGACGAACACTGGAGCCGCATTCGGTTCGACAAGCAGGTGCAGGGATTGGAAACCTCGGGCCGCGACAATCCCGCGGCCTATGCGCGCCGCCGCGACGAACTGGTCGAGAAGATCGGCGAAGACGGCAACGAACGCCGGTTCAAGACCAACCGCATCGGCACAGAAGGCTGCTGCGGTAAGGGCTGCAACGGTTGCCTGATCTTCTGGCAGGACGACAAATACGCGTTGGCCCGTGAGGTGCTGTCCAAGCGAAAACAAGGGGAACAACTCAGCCGCCGCGAGGCGACGGAATTGAAGCTACCGGGCGAAAACGCCTGA
- a CDS encoding DnaJ C-terminal domain-containing protein: MSDDPYTVLGVSKDASAAEIKKAYRRIAKDCHPDLKPGDDAAEAKFKAAAAAYDLLKDPETRARFDNGEIDASGQERPQQQYYREYAEAAGNPYRGRQADPDDMSDIFAEFMRGRGGFGGQRSHEFHAPGHNLNYTLQISFLDSVFGASQKLTLPDGDRIEVKIPAGITDGQTIRLRGKGAPGYGEGPPGDALVTVSVAKHPVFERQGDDIHITLPITIDEAILGGKVPAPTIDGGVNVNVPAGTSSGKTLRLRGKGVKKRGSSGRGDQLIELTITTPDKIDDELKQLMETWREKHRYDPRKGMQS, from the coding sequence ATGAGCGACGACCCCTACACCGTTCTTGGTGTCTCGAAGGACGCCAGCGCAGCCGAGATCAAAAAAGCCTACCGGCGCATCGCCAAGGATTGCCATCCGGATCTGAAACCGGGCGATGACGCGGCTGAGGCCAAGTTCAAGGCCGCTGCCGCAGCCTATGATCTATTGAAAGACCCTGAAACACGTGCGCGTTTTGACAACGGAGAAATTGACGCTTCGGGTCAGGAGCGCCCGCAACAGCAATATTACCGAGAGTATGCCGAGGCCGCTGGAAACCCCTATCGGGGGCGTCAGGCGGATCCCGACGACATGTCAGATATCTTCGCGGAGTTCATGCGCGGTCGCGGCGGTTTTGGCGGTCAGCGCAGCCACGAGTTTCACGCTCCGGGTCACAATCTGAACTACACCCTGCAAATCAGCTTTCTGGACTCCGTTTTCGGCGCCAGTCAGAAATTGACTTTGCCGGATGGAGATCGGATCGAGGTCAAAATCCCCGCTGGTATCACCGACGGGCAGACCATCCGGCTGCGTGGCAAAGGGGCCCCGGGATACGGCGAAGGTCCTCCAGGTGACGCTCTGGTGACTGTTTCGGTCGCCAAGCACCCGGTTTTTGAACGTCAGGGCGACGACATCCATATCACGCTGCCCATCACAATCGACGAGGCCATTCTGGGCGGAAAAGTCCCGGCCCCCACGATAGACGGCGGTGTGAATGTCAACGTCCCAGCGGGCACCAGCAGCGGCAAAACGCTCCGGTTGCGCGGTAAGGGAGTAAAGAAGCGCGGCTCGTCCGGCCGTGGGGACCAGTTGATTGAGCTGACTATAACGACACCGGACAAGATTGATGACGAACTGAAGCAGCTCATGGAAACCTGGCGTGAAAAGCATCGCTATGATCCGCGGAAAGGAATGCAGTCATGA
- the rlmN gene encoding 23S rRNA (adenine(2503)-C(2))-methyltransferase RlmN, whose protein sequence is MSPKAPITQDVMTIPRKLPDGKVNLVGLSRDRLRETLIEHGTPEKQAKMRTGQIWQWIYQWGVRDFAQMTNLAKAYRAQLAEHFVIEIPEVVTRQISEDGTRKYLCRIAGGHEVEVVYIPEDDRGTLCISSQVGCTLTCSFCHTGTQKLVRNLTSAEIVGQIMMARDDLEEWPTPGAPKDETRLLSNIVLMGMGEPLYNFENVRDAMKIAMDPEGISLSRRRITLSTSGVVPEIARTAEEIGCLLAISFHATTDEVRDVLVPINKRWNIEELLKALASYPNVSNSERITFEYVMLDGVNDSDEDAHRLIAHIKRHNIPAKINLIPFNEWPGAPYKRSSNNRIRAFANIIYQAGYASPIRKTRGEDIMAACGQLKSATERARKSRKQIEAETGLSQ, encoded by the coding sequence ATGTCGCCCAAAGCGCCGATCACCCAAGACGTCATGACCATCCCGCGCAAACTGCCCGACGGGAAGGTGAACCTTGTCGGTCTTTCGCGCGACAGGTTGCGCGAGACCTTGATTGAACACGGCACGCCCGAGAAACAGGCCAAGATGCGCACAGGCCAGATCTGGCAATGGATCTATCAATGGGGTGTGCGCGACTTTGCCCAGATGACCAATCTCGCCAAAGCCTATCGTGCACAACTGGCCGAGCATTTCGTGATCGAAATCCCCGAGGTGGTGACACGTCAGATTTCCGAGGATGGCACCCGCAAATACCTGTGTCGCATCGCCGGCGGGCATGAGGTCGAGGTGGTCTATATCCCCGAGGACGATCGCGGAACCCTGTGCATCTCGTCTCAGGTAGGCTGTACGCTGACCTGTTCATTCTGTCATACCGGAACTCAGAAGCTTGTACGAAACCTGACATCCGCCGAAATCGTAGGTCAGATCATGATGGCCCGCGACGATCTTGAGGAATGGCCGACCCCCGGCGCACCCAAGGATGAGACCCGCCTGCTGTCAAACATCGTTCTGATGGGCATGGGTGAGCCACTATACAATTTCGAAAACGTCCGCGACGCGATGAAGATCGCCATGGACCCCGAGGGGATTTCCCTGTCGCGTCGTCGTATCACACTCTCGACCTCGGGCGTTGTGCCCGAAATTGCCCGCACGGCAGAAGAGATCGGCTGCTTGCTGGCGATCTCTTTCCACGCCACCACCGACGAGGTGCGCGACGTTCTGGTGCCGATCAACAAGCGTTGGAACATCGAGGAACTGCTGAAAGCACTGGCCAGCTACCCCAACGTGTCGAACTCTGAACGGATCACTTTTGAATATGTGATGCTGGATGGTGTGAATGACAGCGACGAAGATGCGCATCGTCTGATCGCCCACATCAAGCGCCACAACATTCCGGCCAAGATCAATCTGATCCCGTTCAACGAATGGCCCGGGGCGCCGTACAAGCGCAGTTCGAACAACCGTATCCGCGCCTTTGCCAACATCATCTACCAGGCAGGTTATGCCTCACCCATCCGCAAGACGCGCGGTGAGGATATCATGGCAGCCTGTGGTCAGTTGAAGTCGGCGACCGAGAGGGCGCGCAAATCGCGCAAACAAATCGAGGCCGAAACGGGCCTAAGCCAGTAG